The window GAACGGACCAGGAAAATGTATGTTGAGATGTCGAGACAATCTGGGGGATATAATAAGAACAACAAggggcttcttcttcttcagaccAGTCAGGTTGATAAGGGTCGTCGGTGTTTGGCTTTGGAAGAAGGAGATTCTCAACTACTGCTTGAGTACTTTAAGCGTATTAAGAAAGAGAACCCCAGATTCTTCTATGCCATAGACTTAAACGAGGAGCAACGTTTAAGAAATTTGTTTTGGGCTGATGCTAAGAGCAGAGATGACTACATGAGTTTTAATGATGTTGTATCCTTTGATACTACTTATGTCAAGTTTAACGATAAGTTGCCTCTAGCTTTATTTATTGGGGTGAACCATCATTCCCAGCCTATGCTGCTTGGCTGTGGATTGGTTGCTGATGAGTCTAAGGAGACATTTGCGTGGCTGATAAAAACATGGCTTCGAGCAATGGGTGGTCGAGCTCCTAAAGTTATTCTCACTGACCAAGATAAACTCTTGATGGCTGCGGTTTCGGAGCTGTTACCAAACACTCGTCATTGCTTTGCGTTGTGGCACGTGTTGGAAAAGCTTCCTGAATACTTCTCCCATGTGATGAAACGGCACGAGAACTTCTTGCGGAAATTCAATAAGTGCATCTTCAGATCGTGGACGAGTGATCAGTTCGATATGAGATGGTGGAAAATGGTGAGCCAGTTCGGACTTGAGAATGATGAATGGCTGCTGTGGTTGCACGAACACCGCCAGAAGTGGGTGCCCACTTTTATGAGCGAGGTGTTTCTAGCGGGAATGTCGACATCTCAGCGTGCAGAAAGTGTCAACTCTTTCTTCGATAAGTACGTTCATAAGAAAATAACGCTGAAAGAGTTCTTGAGGCAGTACGGTGTGATGCTGCAGAATAGGTACGAGGAGGAATCCGTTGCGGATTTCGATACTTGCCACAAGCAACCTGCGCTGAAGTCTCCCTCTCCCTGGGAGAAGCAAATGGCAGCAACTTACACCCACACGATATTCAAGAAATTCCAAGTCGAGGTCTTGGGGGTTGTCGCTTGCCATCCTAGAAAGGAAAAAGAAGACGAAAACATGGTGACGTTCAGAGTTCAAGACTGTGAAAAAGACGACGAGTTCCTTGTGACGTGGAGCAAAACTCAGTCAGAACTCTGCTGTTTCTGCCATATGTTTGAATACAAAGGGTTTCTCTGTCGGCATGCTTTGATGATTCTGCAGATGTGTGGCTTTGCTAGCGTTCCGCCTCGGTATATTTTGAAAAGGTGGACAAAAGATGCCAAGAGTGGAGGAGCAGACCAGGTACAGACCAGAGTTCAGCGGTATAATGATTTGTGTTGTCGAGCCATTGAATTGAGCGAGGAAGGTTGTGTCTCAGAAGAAAACTACAACATAGTATTGCGCACACTTGTTGAGACCCTGAAAAATTGTGTCGACCTAAACCATGCTAGAAACAACTTCGCTGAGTCTAATAGCCAGCTTAATAATGGTGCTCACGAAGAAGAAAACCATGTATTGGCCGGTGTAAAAGCAACAAAAAAGAAGACTGTTGTTAGGAAAAGAAAGGTTGGTTTGTTATTGACTTGTCTGCAAATCTAAACCCTGTTATTTGATACTCAAATTGATCTTGTGCAGGGACAACCAGAGGCTGGCCAAATGCTTGAATCTCAACCGAGCTTGCAACCAATGGTTTGTGCTTTCTCTGGATCTTCTCCTATTCATTCTTGGAGATGGCCTTACATATAGTCTGCTGCTGGTTCTTGTGATTGTTTTGTGCAGGAAAATATAAGTTCAGAGGGAATGAGCATCAGTGGTTACTATGGTCCTCAACAGAACGTTCAAGGATTGGTAtgttgattattattattacttaaCCTGGCTAAGCAATTCAACATCTAATACTAAACCTGTTTATAACTGTGGATATAGTTAAATTTAATGGAGCCACCTCACGAAGGCTACTATGTAAATCAACGAACCATACAAGGCCTGGtgggtttatatatatacacataaatgCTTGAAATCAGAAAAACACCACCTATGATGCCTTACCTATATGTGCTAAGTATAAATTCATGTGAAATGAGATTGTCATGTTTATGTTCTTATGATTTCAGGGACAACTGAACTCCATAGCACCAGTGCAGGATAGCTTCTTCACGAATCAGCAAGCCATGCCAGGGCTGGTACATTTGTGCTTCCATACTTTATAAACTCctcttaatttattttagaacCATGTAATGTTTATGAGTGATCTCTTACTTTTCCTGCTACAGGGTCAAATGGATTTCAGGCCTCCTCCCAACTTCGCTTACAATTTACAGGTTTCAGCTCCATGAAAGTTGCTGCTTTACTTGGaatgataattttttatttttgtggttTAACCCACTtggttttttttccttttctttcagGATGAGCATTTGAGATCTGCCCAGTTGCCTGGTAATTCATCAAGACAGCTATAGAAACTCAACAGATCTTCCATTGGACCTGAGTTGCAATTGACAAGAACAAATAAAatcttttggtttggtttatgtATATTATGTGATCCCTTACCATGTATGAATATTATATGGCTGAAATGTTGTGTATCCGACCTAGCATTTTGGTTTTATGTCATTAAATAGAAGGGCATCTTTTAACAACATTGTCCGTTGTTCTATTCCAATATGGTTTTCAGACCACCTGAATTTTAAGTAATAGATAAACCGTTTGTTGTTAGAAAGAAAAATACAGTTGTCCAAACAGATGCAAGCCAAACCCTCTCTTTATGTTTTAGTGCagtttttaatgaatttttatataaattagtgTATAAGTTTCAGTAATTTATCTGGAAACCACCAACCAAATCATACTAAACCGAAAGGACCAAAACTAAAATTGAATTGAACTTTTTTAAATAACCGAGTAGATCACATATCTAGAACCAAAAAACTTGAGACCGAACCAAGAACCAAATAGGtatctgaatttttaaaatacaaattatatacttacaaatattaattatatttaatttctaaataaccaaatatcctaaaatgctatttataaaccaaattacCTTAATAGCCGACTAAAccgaatattttttattcaaaatattaaaaattactcGAAATATCCGATGTTTTTATTTGAACAATCCAAATTACCCGATAGTTAAACTGAAACcccaaattatatttttatctataaatccaTAATTACTCAAAAAACTAGAATCGAACTGAAACTGAATTGGACCCAAAAATTTGTTTGCATATTTGTCGGTTTCCAATTTTGCtactgaaccaaaccaaaatacaaaataacCAAACTGAAATAAAACCAAACTATGTAAGTACATGAACGGTTCCTAAATTTCTAgaaccaaaacaccaaaaaccaaaataccCGAACTGAAAATGATTGATGAGGACTAATAGTATGTCTACAATTAAATGGTGCGAAGAAagtattctatttttataaattattttaactcTTTTTAGTGGGGTGTATATATTGTTCATAAACAAATTAAGATATAAGCAATGTTTTTATATCCATACCTTGAGGCGAACCGGTAAGTCCAATGGTCGTATATAATCTGAATTACCTTATGTTCCTCATGTAACATTTTATCAAAGGTTCTACCAACTTATATTTTTACACAAAATTTAGATTTTATGAAACcctattaattaaaaatcctAAAGCCCAAAAACTCGCCATTAACCTGTGAACTGACACCGTTGAGCTGAtcattatagaaaatattatacttttttttattgattaaatttcttgtatattttataatagtacataaaagtaaataaactatttgatttgtTGTATAAAGCAAATgcattgtttttattttatgcatTTTAATTGATAGGTCTCGTAATGATCAATACTATTATAGTTTTGATGtagatttcttttgtttctaAGAATATTAGTGGTGTGTCCGTGATACACGCATATTGTctactttttattatttatttgttgtattccttttgtaaatatattttatttttttgtattatattGAGTTGGTATATTTTGTGTCAATAGTAATGATAGTTTTCCGAGTGTGGCCATTGTTTTGTCGTTCGGCAAAACTAAGTgtaagttttactaatttttttttgaagtataGATTTTCGTATAGAGTCTGTTAATCCGAGACAACTAGTTTCATTACAACAAAGTAATTATTATATTAGAGCATTTCCAAAATACActttataacttcaaatatgaagttttttgctctacaaaaaaaaatttaaaaacttcaaatttgaaattttgaggagtgaaactctatgtaaagtttcactactcaaacttcaaatttgaaatttcatatttatatttgcATTTTAGTCCCTACAATCACACATCACCTTTATgatccataattttttttattgttttaatccttaaaaaaattatatctcataaatattttaaattttgtttacagaattttaatttttaactaggaaaacaataatatacaaaagaaacttaacaaaaaatatttataaaaattacatgaaaacataactattacacaaatttaaatattacaacaacactagtACTCAAGATAAGTTTGATCCGGaaccttcaaaattttcaaatattgtccacatttttttgtgtaactgaagatgaagatggttgttgttgttgttgttgttgtttttgatgtctttttcgtacaatttttttttgtttttatcaaatatatttatgagtattaatatcataaaaaaaaattagtattttagcaatattttagatttctcttttattttcttgttctgATCTAATATATTTACAAGTATCAACATCACTCGATTTCAACAAAGTAAAAATAAGGAGAAccatttttacttcgaaatgcactaatagatcatatatgcattacgaaaatcatttatgaaataatatggtattttgtttgaaatttaatgttaattaagttatttttatttaaatttttatattttaatagaatatttcattaattaatattgttgtgatatgtttatatatgtgctagttatttataaaagttttatgaattcaaattagttatgacaaatacAAAGATTATTATGAAATataatagttttgaagttaaatttgaaattttgtttttggagaaaaacacgtataaacttcaaatatagaattttgaaaactttaaaatagaaattttttttttttttttgagatgcTCTAATGCTACAGCAAAACACATCCACGTTTCCTGCTAAGTTTGGTTAGTTGATTTGCTAAGGAAATTAATATAAGGATCGGTTCTAGAAACTAAAACAGGATGTATaggatgatgacgatgatgatgatgtattGATGTATCTGGTCAGAAAATGATGAGCTTGGTGGGACAATGCCGTGTCAGAGTTTCTAACCGgatattctatatatataaaaacacgaATTTGGGTTTGGTGGGGTGGGGCCGTAGGTTAAAAGAAAAACTGGAGGGACAAAAGAAATGAACCCTTTAGAGTTGGTTGGTGAAACAGAGAGCAAGAATCAAGATTTGACCAAGAGCAGAGAGAGATTCAATGGAGAAAGTGAATCAAACGTTCTTCTTATCTCATGGCTCTCCTACATTGAGCATTGACGATAGCTTGGAAGCGAGACAGTTCTTCAAATCATGGACCAACAAAGTTCTGCCACAGAAACCCAAATCGATCTTGGTCATCTCCGCACATTGGGACACAAAAGTTCCAACCGTCAACACTGTTCTCCGCAATTCCACCATCCACGACTTCTATGGCTTCCCTGATCCCATGTAcaaggtctctctctcttcctctttttTCTTACCAGAACCCTAACTTTTGTCTCACCCAGAATCTAGATGAACTAGGTTTTATCCTAAGCCCTACCCACcgttgaagaaacacatcaattTTCAATCTGTGGTCAATTATATCAAAAAAGTTTCAATCTATTATGTCAATTATATCAAACGTTTCAAGTTTATACATAAGGAGGGTCATTTTTGAAACTTGCAGCTGAAATATGAAGCACCTGGAGCTATTGAATTGGGGAAGAGGGTAAAAGAATTGTTAATGGGAGAAGAAGGAATGAAACGTGTTGATGAAGATAAAAACAGAGGACTGGATCATGGAGCTTGGGTTCCTCTTATGTTGATGTATCCAGAGGCGGACATACCTGTTTGCCAGCTCTCTGTTCAATCATCTCAAAGTGGGACTTACCATTACAACATGGGCAAAGCATTGGCTCCACTTAAAGACGAAGGTGTTCTTATCATTGGATCAGGAAGTGCTACTCACAACTTGAGGAAGCTTGACTTTAATATAACTAATGGCTCAGCTGTTCCTTGGGCTTTGGCGTTTGATCATTGGCTCCGAgattctcttcttcaaggaaggtATAAACTACAgttacaaatttatatatatatatatatatatatatttcttggtTAGCTTTACAAGAATCATTGATTGTACGTATTATGTGTGTTATAGATATGGAGATGTGAATGAGTGGGAAGAGAAAGCCCCAAATGCGAAAATGGCGCATCCATGGCCTGAGCATTTTTACCCGCTACACGTTGCAATGGGTGCAGCAGGTGGTGATGCAAAGGCAGAGCAAATTCACACAAGCTGGCAGCTTGGTACTCTGTCTTATTCATCTTACAGCTTCACTTCTTCCCTTTGAATTAATATTTCATGTCTATCTCCTTCACTTTGTTCCGTCTCTACTTTTAATATACGCTTTGTGTATTTCATCTATTTACAATAATCCAGATCTTTCCTTGTATGCAAATACAAAATCTACTTTGTGAATGACAAGAAGAAAACAAGTCTGTAATTGgtttatatatacattatattgGATTGCCTTTGATGTATGAAAAAATGGAGCACATCCATTGCTTTAAACTTTAAAGTTCTCAAACAAAACAGTATTAgtttcttaatataattaacttatatttaagttttaattaaaaagtgATTTCAAtcataaaatgataattttctttattgtttatttttttttcaacaattGCATTATCTTAAATTGAGTTTACATAATCGTTATGTAACATAGATGATAAGGGTCTAGGAACATAgtaataaaattcaaataaaccCTCTTCCGGTATATCCAGCTTGGCCATTTTGTCCAACACTTCATTTCCGGTTCTTTTGATCCATTGGAATTCAACCTCCTGAAATTTTCTGCTCCACCATCTTGCTTCTCTAACCGAATTGTACAATCCAAATTGCAATTTTCTTGACTGTAAATTATCAAACATTTTCTTGTTATTACCTTCAGAGATCACCTTTCTGTAGCCACGTATCCAACATTGTTTCATAGCTACTATAAGTGCATTATATTCCGCTTCCAACGGTGATGAAACAACATTTCCTTTTGCATGTCCTGCGCCTTTGTAAATGCCATTTTCTTTATGGTTTCTTTAAAAGTTCTCATACGAAAACATTTcttcactctctctctttctttttgatGATTTATGTGCCACTTCAGAAAAGCACATGTGTAATTGTGTAAAGTATACTCAGTTGGGTCTGGTGGGTGTGGCCCCTCCCTATCTTTCTTCCCCACATAATAATAGAAAGGCAGAGAATACTCAGGTGAAAAAGAGGCAAGAATCATCAAGAAGACAAGAACACACACATAgtaagagagagagggagactCAATGGAGAAAATGAACCAAACATTCTTCTTATCTCACGGAACTCCCAGGTTGAGCATAGACGATAGCTTGGAGGCCAGAGACTTCTTCAAATCATGGTCTCACAAAGTTTTTCaacacaaacccaaatctattcTAGTCATCTCTGCACACTGGGACACCGAGTTCCCATCCGTCAACACTGTTCTCCGTAATACAACCATCCACGACTTCAATGGTTTCCCTGAGCCCATGTACAAGGTCTCTATCTCTCTATTCCCCTTTCTCACCGACACTCTCACAATCTTAGGGCTTGTCCTAAACCCTAACCAGATATAGCAGATCGTTTAAGAAAAGAAACGCATCAGTTTTCAATATTTGTGGTCTGCAGCTGAAGTACGAAGCACCAGGAGCTATTGAACTGGGAAAGAGGGTTAAAGAACTGCTAATGGTAGGAGGAGGAATGAAGCGTGTTGATGAAGATACAAACAGAGGACTTGATCATGGAGCTTGGATTCCTCTTATGTTGATGTATCCAGAGGCGGATATACCCGTTTGCCAGCTCTCTGTTCAATCATCTCAAAATGGGAGTTACCATTACAACATGGGCAAGTCATTGGCTCCACTGAAAGCGGAAGGTGTTCTTATCATTGGCTCTGGAAGTGCTACTCATAACTTGAGCAAGCGTGGCTATAACGTCTTTACTGACTCTTCGGTTTCTTGGGCTTTAGAGTTTGATCTTTGGCTCAGAGACTCTCTCCTTCAAGGAAGGTTGAAACGATTGCTACAAATAACAAACATCTTTTCTTATTGGTGGTTAATGTTACAAGAATCATTGATTTTCTTACGTTTGTTCCAGATATGGAGATGTGAATGATTGGGAAGAGAAAGCTCCGAACCCTAGAATGGCGCATCCATGGCCTGAGCATTTGTACCCGTTGCACGTTGCAATGGGTGCGGCAGGTGATGATGCAAAGGCAGAGCAAATCCACACAAGCTGGACAAGTACTTTGTCTTATTCTTCTTATAGATTCACTTCTTCCCTCTGAAACACTTCATTCACTTGTTGTTGTGTCTCTTCTCTTAATAAGCTTTTTTTGTATTTCTCTTCTCTTTAATTATCCATATCAGTTATggtttgaacaaaaaataataattatccaTATCAGTCATGTATCAAAATACTTACCACAACTAACCAAAGCTCATGCCCAAGCCTTGGCACATGAAACCATTTAGTAACAGAACACCACCGTGTTGTCTTTTAGCCGTCCGGTCCAATTGATCATGTCTCGGTAGATCAGACCTTGGCGTGCATCCGGCCTGTTGGCCTTGGATCACGATTGATACATTCGGCCTAAGCCTCAAACCGTCGCAATGGTTAAGGGAAAAGGTACAATCGGTTACTTAGTAACCGCCTGATCCAACCGGATCAACACTTGGCCGATCGGCCATGCGTACGTCCCACCCGTGGGTTATGGACTACGATTGTATGAACCGGCCTTAGCCTTGGTTCTTCTAACCCATCCCAACCACTACTTAGATCGCATgtacagaagaagaagaatataaatcaagaaaacaaaGGGAGAAAGGAATATAACCAATCGCCCATAGCCTTAGACTCGATAGGTCTAACCGATGGTCTAGCCGGATGATCGCCTGGTCAATCCACTGACCTTGGACGGCCATTaggtttaatttttcttttggttttttaaaCCAATTTTAATTTGTAAATGTAAAGCGATTTAATTTGTACATCAATTCCCgttttaatattaattgtatttattttttacgaaaattattcatttattttgttttaaattttgatttattttttttttaataatatttttaaaagccACGGAATAAGCAACAGTTTCATTCGTAGCAAAACCAACTACAAAATATTTCGTGGCAAAATGTAGCTTATTTGCTACGAATCCATCGTGTCAAGATTGTAGCTTTTTGCTTCGATTTTTGCTACGATTTATTTTTGCTACGATCGTATACCCACATTTTTTTCGTAGCATTTCCGTAGCAAAAACTCATATAGCTACGAAATTTGGACTATAGCTACGAAAAAGTACCGTGGGTATGATGTTTTTTGTACTAGTGATGATCTCTTGGTTTGGATCAGAGGGGAGAAGAGATGTTGTTTGGACGATGAGATTTATTCTGAATCTTATTGGGCTCATTCACGAAGTTCTGGACCGAGAAAAAGGCTACATGCTCATTCACAAAGGCTACATGCTCATTCACAAAGTTTTGAACCGAGAGTAAGGCTACTGGTTTTGGATGCAACCCCGTTGATACAACTCTATGGATGAACCTTAGTGGATGCAACCTCGTGTATGCAACTCTGTGGATGAACCTGAGTGGATGCATTATTTCAGTGTTCATAAAGAAGACTCATTTGCAATCTCTGATGGGCCTATTACAAAATCTAAGTCCAAAAAGCTAATTGAGAAGATTGTTGGTCTTATTCAAAATCTAGAAAGTGAATAAGAAATATTTGGCCAAACCACAATCACTTAAACCACCTTCATTTACTCCACTTTCTCAACTACTTCAACCACCACCTAACTGTTTATCACTTtgtctattttacattttttatgatGTTCATACAGCAAGTTTGTTTTTTCTAtttagtattttcaaatttgtttcaGAAACTTCAATCATCATATTTATCAAAACTTCTTTCctttcaaattttgtgattcaTTTGTTTTATGAACAACTTGATTACAGAGATGTGTGAATCTAAAATAATCAACAAAGTTTCAAATTGactggtgtgtcatatccagaaCGAGAGAGGTGAATCTAAGGCAATTACGTAAGTTTAGTGTGACCAATCAATCCATTTATCCAAGTGAGAGGAATTATAGCTAGTTAGCTTGACGACACCTTACCCTTCAAACAAACCGTCAAACCATTTAAATCAAACATCTACCATCAACCCTAATTCTATCTATCAAAAATCAGAGTGAGATTCATTGGGAAAGTTGCATAAGATCTACTAGCTGTGCTGTGGAGCCTGGCATTTCTTTCATTCCAAAGTGCATATTATATGCAAGTTTGGAAAATGCGCTTCATGATGAGCAGCAAGTTCCAAATCTCCTTTTTTTTGTGCTAAAACTATTAATGAGTcgctaattaaattttataatcaatGGATCTCCCacgttattatttattttaatgcaaattcaaaacaaatgcaaaattGAAAAGTCATAGAATATATAAAcggagaaaaaaagaagaagccaatTTAGAAAATTGCGCGATTGGAGGGAAAGCCACTAAGAAAAATAGGAATAAACACAcatttaaagaagaagaagccaatccaaaaagaaaaaagagagaattCCGACAAAAAAATTCAATGGCCATTAACGGTGACGACAAAGTTTCAGAAACAGCTTCAGATCAGCCTGTTAGAGTCTACGCTGATGGCATCTTCGATTTGTTCCACTTCGGTCATGCTCGCGCCATCGAACAGGCCAAAAAATCGTATGTACCACCTTTCATTCAATCCCTCCCTAATGTTTATGGTTTTTTCCATCGATAATTTGATCAAATATAACTTAAATCATATAAGCAAAACAAATTAGGTTTCCGAACACATATCTGCTGGTAGGATGTTGTAACGACAAGATTACCAACAAGTTCAAAGGCAAGACCGTCATGACGGAGTCCGAGCGTTATGAATCTCTCCGACATTGCAAGTAATGTTAACCCTATAGattatatatgttgcttatatATTGTGTGTTGGTAATATTCATATGGTGTTGTTGTTGTCAACAAGGTGGGTCGATGAAGTGATTCCAGATGCACCATGGGTTCTCACCATAGAGTTTCTCGATAAGCATAAGATCGACTACGTAGCTCACGATGCTCTTCCGTAAGATTCCACAAATAACAATTGCAAAAAGGTTAATACTTTGTGTTTTGTCTTAGCTTTTAACTGTATTTGTTGTTGGTTTCTTGTTGTGCAAGCTATGCGGATGCTAGTGGAGCTGGAAACGATGTTTATGAGTTTGTAAGTTTCTTCCCTTTGGTTATCTCTTCTGACTCATGGTGTTTCTTAGCGGTTTTGGGCTTTGGTTTCTTGCAGGTGAAGTCGATCGGGAAGTTTAAAGAAACGAAACGAACAGAGGGGATATCGACATCAGACATAATCATGAGAATAGTTAAAGATTACAACCAGTATGTGTTGCGTAATTTGGACCGAGGATATTCAAGAGAAGAACTCGGTGTCAGCTTCGTTAAGGCAAGCTCtccatttttctcttttaattttCCTTATGTTTTAATTGTATATCCAACATGATGCACTAACAATCTTATGGACTTTGTTTGCTACAAACAGGAAAAGAGGCTTAGAGTGAACGTTAAACTGAAGAAACTACAAGAGAAAGTGAAAGAACAGCAAGAGAAGGTTGGAGTTGGTGAATCTTTATTCTTTAATGATCATGCTTCCTTTAGTGAATCCAGAGAACTTGTAGTTGAATGATCTTCAGAGGGCGTCATCCCTCCATTTTGATTCTTACATCTAGAGGTTATATTATTGGTGACCACTTATATGGCTACTGAATCCTggatcttttatttttcttgggCAGATACAAACCGTAGCAAAAACTGCTGGGTCTCACCATGACGAATGGGTTGAAAACGCTGATCGTTGGGTTGTTGGATTTCTTGAAATGTTTGAGGAAGGTTGTCATAAAATGGTAAGCCAAAGCATCAGAATGGATTTGTTTCTCTCAGCTTTGGAGATTTCAAAGTGTTTCCATATATGTCAACTGATGTCTCTGGTTGAATGTTTTTCAGGGAACAGCCATCAGAGATGGGATCCAGCAAAAGCTATTGAGGCAAGAGTCAGAAGAGAACCGGCGCTTGAACGGCCTGTCAAATGCCAAGGAGGAACAGATTTTTGATGACGCTGGGTTTGCAAAAGGAGATGAAAACTATCATAATGATCATGAAGGTTCCTTAAATGAGAGCAACAAAAAGAATAAGATAGTAAAGAAATGAGAGATCTTGGCTAATGATTCAAGAATTTCCACATCTATGGCATTAGTATTGCTTGTATTATGTTCAACTTGTTGTTACTTTCTAAGACTCCCATGCAGCAGAAGTTAAAGCTGTCACTGATATAGAATATATGATCAAAACACTCAAAAATGATAACATGGTGGAGAccttacatttaaaaatatataagcgaataaaaataaacaaaatgaaaTCAACATATCTATCCGTCaatgcactacaagaaaacacaatcCTAACTAcgaaaaataaaggaaaaatgAGACCTCGTAAATTTAAGTCTAGTTTACGAGGAAAGTGAATCTCAACGTAAGTTCATCGTAAAGTAACAACAATAAGATTTTTGTCGTAAAAACAAAGCAATTTAACGTGGTAAAGAAGACTTAAATTTAGGGTgtactttacgacgaaatatcttACGTCTTTGTAGCGACGAAATATCGAGTACACCAATTTTTTAGttgtaaatgtatttttggTTTCAGGTAACCAACTGTGTTTCTTTGTAAATTCCTAGTACAATTTCACCtaccaatttaaaaaatttcctataaatatgTCGTTTGTGTTTCATTTGAAACAcaccaaaaaggaaaaaaaaaactgaaaacgagaaagaaaaaagatgtCCGGTGATGGAATATTCTCAAGTTGCGGATGTGGATGTATACGCACAGAGATGCTAACGGAAGAGtgacaaaataattttttgacggGCTGGAGACATGTATGCATCAAGCAGATTCTACACCGTTCGCGCATGAAAGCGGTAAGATGTTCTATCCTTGTCTGAAATGCAACAATTCAAAATTGGCACCTTGTGAAAATGCATGGAAGCATTTAATCACGCCACATTACTATATTTGGTTTTAACAT is drawn from Brassica rapa cultivar Chiifu-401-42 chromosome A05, CAAS_Brap_v3.01, whole genome shotgun sequence and contains these coding sequences:
- the LOC103871325 gene encoding extradiol ring-cleavage dioxygenase, with the protein product MEKMNQTFFLSHGTPRLSIDDSLEARDFFKSWSHKVFQHKPKSILVISAHWDTEFPSVNTVLRNTTIHDFNGFPEPMYKLKYEAPGAIELGKRVKELLMVGGGMKRVDEDTNRGLDHGAWIPLMLMYPEADIPVCQLSVQSSQNGSYHYNMGKSLAPLKAEGVLIIGSGSATHNLSKRGYNVFTDSSVSWALEFDLWLRDSLLQGRYGDVNDWEEKAPNPRMAHPWPEHLYPLHVAMGAAGDDAKAEQIHTSWTSTLSYSSYRFTSSL
- the LOC103871315 gene encoding choline-phosphate cytidylyltransferase 2 isoform X1, which codes for MAINGDDKVSETASDQPVRVYADGIFDLFHFGHARAIEQAKKSFPNTYLLVGCCNDKITNKFKGKTVMTESERYESLRHCKWVDEVIPDAPWVLTIEFLDKHKIDYVAHDALPYADASGAGNDVYEFVSFFPLVISSDSWCFLAVLGFGFLQVKSIGKFKETKRTEGISTSDIIMRIVKDYNQYVLRNLDRGYSREELGVSFVKEKRLRVNVKLKKLQEKVKEQQEKIQTVAKTAGSHHDEWVENADRWVVGFLEMFEEGCHKMGTAIRDGIQQKLLRQESEENRRLNGLSNAKEEQIFDDAGFAKGDENYHNDHEGSLNESNKKNKIVKK
- the LOC103871315 gene encoding choline-phosphate cytidylyltransferase 2 isoform X3 → MAINGDDKVSETASDQPVRVYADGIFDLFHFGHARAIEQAKKSFPNTYLLVGCCNDKITNKFKGKTVMTESERYESLRHCKWVDEVIPDAPWVLTIEFLDKHKIDYVAHDALPYADASGAGNDVYEFVKSIGKFKETKRTEGISTSDIIMRIVKDYNQYVLRNLDRGYSREELGVSFVKEKRLRVNVKLKKLQEKVKEQQEKIQTVAKTAGSHHDEWVENADRWVVGFLEMFEEGCHKMGTAIRDGIQQKLLRQESEENRRLNGLSNAKEEQIFDDAGFAKGDENYHNDHEGSLNESNKKNKIVKK
- the LOC103871315 gene encoding choline-phosphate cytidylyltransferase 2 isoform X2, whose product is MASSICSTSVMLAPSNRPKNPKQIRFPNTYLLVGCCNDKITNKFKGKTVMTESERYESLRHCKWVDEVIPDAPWVLTIEFLDKHKIDYVAHDALPYADASGAGNDVYEFVSFFPLVISSDSWCFLAVLGFGFLQVKSIGKFKETKRTEGISTSDIIMRIVKDYNQYVLRNLDRGYSREELGVSFVKEKRLRVNVKLKKLQEKVKEQQEKIQTVAKTAGSHHDEWVENADRWVVGFLEMFEEGCHKMGTAIRDGIQQKLLRQESEENRRLNGLSNAKEEQIFDDAGFAKGDENYHNDHEGSLNESNKKNKIVKK